Proteins encoded in a region of the Raphanus sativus cultivar WK10039 chromosome 8, ASM80110v3, whole genome shotgun sequence genome:
- the LOC108820208 gene encoding uncharacterized mitochondrial protein AtMg00810-like: protein MEQNHKLLADKGPYYNNPVRFRRVVGRLVYLSIIRPELSYAIHVMSQVMHKPREAHWDAVVRVLKYLKGCPGQGIMLKAESDLRIHTFCDSDWASCPLMRRSLFAFVVLLGDSPISWKTKKHDTVSHSSAEAEYRSMAATLRELKWLKRLLGDFGVRHNDSMHMFCDSKSAIYVATNEPCVSREDETH, encoded by the coding sequence ATGGAGCAGAACCACAAGCTGCTAGCAGACAAGGGTCCTTACTACAACAATCCGGTGAGGTTCAGGAGAGTTGTTGGTCGGCTAGTGTATCTTTCGATTATTAGGCCTGAGCTGAGCTACGCGATTCACGTCATGTCGCAAGTGATGCACAAGCCAAGGGAAGCTCATTGGGATGCAGTGGTGAGAGTTCTCAAATATTTGAAGGGGTGTCCTGGACAAGGTATCATGTTGAAGGCAGAAAGCGATCTTCGTATACACACCTTTTGTGATTCGGATTGGGCTTCATGTCCTCTGATGAGAAGGTCCCTGTTTGCGTTTGTGGTGTTGTTGGGTGACTCGCCCATATCTTGGAAGACGAAGAAGCATGACACAGTCTCTCATTCATCAGCGGAGGCAGAGTACAGATCGATGGCAGCCACATTGCGCGAACTAAAGTGGTTGAAACGTCTACTTGGAGACTTTGGAGTACGGCACAATGACTCCATGCATATGTTCTGTGATAGCAAATCTGCTATATACGTTGCCACAAACGAACCCTGTGTTTCACGAGAGGACGAAACACATTGA